One Castanea sativa cultivar Marrone di Chiusa Pesio chromosome 4, ASM4071231v1 DNA window includes the following coding sequences:
- the LOC142630220 gene encoding RING-H2 finger protein ATL46-like, with amino-acid sequence MYKIPFETKQKEGSLVYPPTQSSLSAPYFSTNYETEATPTSSFNRISPVLLLLIVILAVIFFIYGILHLLVRFCMKVPSSSAVFQSNRYLETSGSHTFQRQLQQLFRLHDSGLDQASIDALPVFYYKDIMGLREPSDCAVCLCEFSDLDKLRLLPTCSHAFHTECIDVWLLSNSTCPLCRGTLSASGNPMEIPARNFAVSREQSNRFPSDGENRSSSSQNPINIEETVCEKRVFSVRLGKFRSLHDGVGSGRREGETSSCNLDARRCYSMGTYQYVVDDSNLQVALSDSSGVGDGGSNVNHVNGRGYLANFSDTGDVEGKKISGHTKGESFSVSKIWLWSKKSRFPSSSNNRMDLLPSLNASLPINTDETHAV; translated from the coding sequence atgtataaaattccATTTGAAACCAAGCAAAAAGAAGGTAGTTTGGTATACCCACCTACTCAGTCATCTCTCTCTGCTCCTTATTTTAGTACTAACTATGAGACAGAAGCAACCCCAACATCATCTTTCAACAGAATTAGTCCAGTGCTTCTTTTGCTTATAGTAATTCTAGCAGTAATCTTCTTCATATATGGTATTCTCCATCTACTTGTAAGATTTTGTATGAAAGTGCCATCTTCTTCAGCTGTTTTTCAATCAAATAGATACCTGGAAACCTCTGGCTCCCATACTTTCCAAAGACAGCTTCAACAACTCTTTCGCTTACACGACTCAGGTCTAGACCAAGCTTCCATTGATGCTCTACCAGTGTTCTACTACAAAGATATAATGGGTTTGAGGGAGCCATCTGATTGTGCTGTCTGTTTATGTGAATTTTCTGACCTTGACAAGCTAAGGTTGCTTCCAACGTGTAGTCATGCTTTTCATACTGAGTGTATAGATGTATGGCTTCTTTCAAACTCAACATGCCCTCTTTGTAGAGGGACTCTATCGGCCTCTGGCAATCCTATGGAAATTCCAGCACGTAATTTTGCTGTTTCCAGGGAGCAATCAAATAGGTTTCCTAGTGATGGAGAGAATAGGTCTTCTAGTAGTCAGAACCCAATAAATATAGAGGAAACTGTTTGTGAAAAAAGGGTATTTTCTGTGAGACTTGGGAAGTTCAGAAGCTTACATGATGGAGTAGGTAGTGGAAGGAGAGAAGGGGAAACAAGTAGCTGTAATTTGGATGCTAGAAGATGTTATTCAATGGGCACATATCAGTATGTGGTCGATGATTCAAATCTACAAGTGGCATTATCTGATAGTAGTGGTGTTGGTGATGGAGGTAGTAATGTGAATCATGTCAATGGAAGAGGATACCTTGCAAATTTTTCAGATACCGGGGATGTGGAGGGAAAGAAAATCAGTGGCCACACTAAAGGTGAGAGCTTCTCCGTATCCAAGATCTGGCTTTGGTCAAAGAAGAGCAGATTTCCAAGTTCTTCAAACAATCGTATGGATTTGTTGCCTTCTCTTAATGCAAGTCTCCCAATTAATACTGATGAAACTCATGCTGTATAA